The Brachypodium distachyon strain Bd21 chromosome 4, Brachypodium_distachyon_v3.0, whole genome shotgun sequence nucleotide sequence AgtgaacttgtcgaccatgaccagaatatgcgtcatgcctcctcgcgcccgcttgaacggtcctaccatatccaaacaccagacgacaaatggccaagtgattTGGGATGGTTTTGAGTTCGGACGCCGGCATATGgatcttgctggcatatctctgaCAGCCATTGCACTTCCTGACTAtatcttctgcttcctgtagcgcactcggccagtagaaaccatgTCGGAAAGCTTTGCCTACAAGCATTCTCGAAGATGCGTGATGGCCACATTCTCCTTGGTGGATATCCCGGAGTATCTCCTGCCCTTCTTCCGGCTCGACACATCGTTGTAGGACGTTAGTGACGCTCCTCTTGTAAAGCTCACCGTTGATGATGGTGTAGGCCTTTGCTCTTCTCTGGATTTGTCTTGCCGACACCTCTTCTTCCAGTAGActcccatctttgaggtaagacattatcggttgaGCCCATGCCGGCACGGGACGAGTGGTGAAGATTGGCTCATCCGGttcgtctatctccattggttCTACTGCCATTGCCTCCGCCGTGCTAAGGCCttcagtccccgggttaccAGAACCGTTGCCACTATCAATGTCCATGGGCGTAGCACCGGCCTCGGAAGTTGCCGGGATAAATATAGACTCCGATTCTGGTGATGGCTTGATAGACGGCTTGCGTAGATGCTCTAGTGCCACCCCAGCCGGAATGGCCTGTCGTGTCGAACCGAGTTTTGACAATGTGCCGGCCGCTTCGTTTTCCGCCCGAGGTATGTGGTGGAACTCACACCCTTCGAAatggccactgatcttctgaacatgaaaCCGGTACAGCGCCatgttggcatccaatgcatcccagtTGTCGGAAGCTTGCTGGACGACTAGATCGGAATCACCAAAACATTGAATCCGGCGAACTCCTATTTCTTTTGCCATTTTCAGTCCATGCACCAGCGCTTCATACTCGGCGACATTGTTGGACGCTGCGAAGTGAATCTGCAGTACATACTTGAGCTGATCACACTTGGGCGAGGTCaaaactatgccggcacctAACCCGtttttcatcttagagccatcaaaatgcatcttccagtaaTTATTTTCTGGGGTCGGTGGctcatactccatctcggcccaatccaccagaAAATCTGCCGGACCTTGAGACTTCACAGCATCTCGTCTGTCGTATTGTAGCGTATAGGGTGCTAGCTCAACTGCCCATTTTGCTACCCGGCCGCTCGCGTCCTTGTTACTCATGATCCCCGAGACAGGAGCCTCACATATAACCcggatctgatgtgcatcAAAGTAATGCTTCAATTTCTTTGCCGCCATGTAAACACCGTAAGCCATTTTCTGATAATGGGAATAGTTCTGCTTGGACGATGATAGCACCTCGTTTaagtaatataccggcctttGCACCGATTTGTCCTCTTCAACTCTCTCCACCACGATGACGGCACTAACAACCCGGTTGGTTGCCGCGATGTATAGCAACATCGGCTCTTTCTCCATTGGAGAGGCCAATATCGGTGCCGTGGCAATCATCTTCTTTAGTTCCTGAAAAGCTAGGTCTGCCTGTGGCGTCCACATAAATTTGTCAgtcttcttcatcagctggtataaggtCATAGCCTTTTCACCCAACCGACTAAGGAAACGACTTAGTGATGCTAGGCATCCCgtgaatttttgcacatctttgaggcattTCGGCAATTTCATTCGTTCTATGGCGGTGATCTTCACACGGTTTgtttctatacctcggcttGACACTAGGAAGCCGAGCAATttccctgccggcacaccgaatgtgcacttggccgggttcagtttcattcggaatctctTTAAATTCGCaaatgtttcccggatatcatccaggagcgtggcgctttccttggtttttatgacgacatcgtcgacatatacctgcacattcTTGCCAAGTTGATcatgcaagcatttctgcatgcatctttgataagtagcacctgcatttctcaaaccgaATGGCATAGTGCAATAGCAATACACCCCGAACAGGATGATAAacgatgtctttatttgatcattagggttcagtggtATCTGGTGAAAGCCAGAGTACGCAtccacaaaagacaacaactcacacccggcagtagagtcaatcacttgatcgatccgaggtaacgagaaaggatctttgggacaCGCCTTGTTGAGGCTGGTGTAGTCAATACACATGCGtcacaccttggcagcagttgggtcgtctttGTTCTcaaccatgaccgggtttgccagccagtcgggatgtaacacttccatgatgaagccggcagctagaagccgggatatctCCTCCGAGATGACTTTCTTTCTGTTGTCGGCGAAGCGttgaaggggctgcttcaccggtctcgcatctggtctgacatgtaatgagtgctcagccagctccctcggcacacccggcaggTCTTGGTTTGACCATGAAAAGATGTCCCGATGCTCACGGAGGAAtctggtgagctcgccttcctatttctcacTCAGGTCGGCACCAATAATGACGGTGCGGTCCAGGAATTCACTGTCAATCTGAATTCTTCGTCTCCTCGGCTGCCTGGaaagccacacttccatgggggttggtcatagccggcaaGTCAATCTGTGCCGCCTGAGCCATCGCAATAGCCTCctgtagcttcttcttctcgccagcgatAACCAGGGACTCAGCCAAAGCCGACCCTGCCGCGGCGCACTCGATTGAACGCTTCAAGTTGCCCGTGATGGTtctggtaccatttggtcccggcatcttcatcttgagATAGCCGATGTGAGTAGTAGCCATGAACTTAGCGAGTGCCGGCCTGCCGAGCAGTGCGTGGTACGGACTATTGAGGTCCACCACTTCAAACAAGAAGTTTTTAGTCCGACAGTTCTCAcgggtgccgaataagacatCGACTCGGATTTTGCCGACaggggcacaagacactcccggcacaataccgtgaaaggtagtccggcttgGCTCAAGCATGTTGTCGGTAATGCCGAACTTTAGCATCGCGTCCCAATATAGGATatttatgctgctcccattgtCAATGAGGACCCGAGTAAACTTGACATTTATGTCGGGCCCGATGAGCGTCGGATCAACCACTAGGGCATACCCACCG carries:
- the LOC104584890 gene encoding uncharacterized protein LOC104584890 isoform X1 — encoded protein: MCIDYTSLNKACPKDPFSLPRIDQVIDSTAGCELLSFVDAYSGFHQIPLNPNDQIKTSFIILFGVYCYCTMPFGLRNAGATYQRCMQKCLHDQLGKNVQVYVDDVVIKTKESATLLDDIRETFANLKRFRMKLNPAKCTFGVPAGKLLGFLVSSRGIETNRVKITAIERMKLPKCLKDVQKFTGCLASLSRFLSRLGEKAMTLYQLMKKTDKFMWTPQADLAFQELKKMIATAPILASPMEKEPMLLYIAATNRVVSAVIVVERVEEDKSVQRPVYYLNEVLSSSKQNYSHYQKMAYGVYMAAKKLKHYFDAHQIRVICEAPVSGIMSNKDASGRVAKWAVELAPYTLQYDRRDAVKSQGPADFLVDWAEMEYEPPTPENNYWKMHFDGSKMKNGLGAGIVLTSPKCDQLKYVLQIHFAASNNVAEYEALVHGLKMAKEIGVRRIQCFGDSDLVVQQASDNWDALDANMALYRFHVQKISGHFEGCEFHHIPRAENEAAGTLSKLGSTRQAIPAGVALEHLRKPSIKPSPESESIFIPATSEAGATPMDIDSGNGSGNPGTEGLSTAEAMAVEPMEIDEPDEPIFTTRPVPAWAQPIMSYLKDGSLLEEEVSARQIQRRAKAYTIINGELYKRSVTNVLQRCVEPEEGQEILRDIHQGECGHHASSRMLVGKAFRHGFYWPSALQEAEDIVRKCNGCQRYASKIHMPASELKTIPNHLAICRLVFGYGRTVQAGARRHDAYSGHGRQVH